Proteins encoded by one window of Scatophagus argus isolate fScaArg1 chromosome 8, fScaArg1.pri, whole genome shotgun sequence:
- the mmp9 gene encoding matrix metalloproteinase-9: MRFCALAVCFILGISIQDGWSLPLKSVFVTFPGDIIKNMTDMEVAESYLDKYGYTKKEFRSGFQSMVSTSKALKMMQRQMGLEETGELDKPTLDAMKRPRCGVPDVANYQTFEGDLKWDHHDITYRILNYSPDMGSSLTDDAFARAFKVWSDVTPLTFTRLFDGTADIMISFGKANHGDPYPFDGKDGLLAHAYPPGEGIQGDAHFDDDEYWTLGKGPVVTTSYGNANGALCHFPFTFEGKSYTTCTTDGREDNLPWCATTADYTRDKKYGFCPSELLNTFGGNADGAPCVFPFVFLGNKYDSCTTEGRNDGYRWCATTDNYDRDTKYGFCPSRDTAVIGGNSEGEPCHFPFVFLGKTYDSCTSEGRGDGKLWCGTTASYDDDQKWGFCPDSGYSLFLVAAHEFGHALGLDHSNIRDALMYPMYSYVEDFSLHRDDIEGIQYLYGSKTGPDPTPPQPDTPTTDSYPDPDETEATDEPEPTEPTTTATPHPVDPTKDPCKFTKFDTITVIEGELHFFKDGNYWKTSSRSDAGPKGPFAVSEKWPALPAVIDSAFEDLLTRKLYFFSGTRFWVYTGKSVLGPRSIEKLGLPSSIQKVEGALQRGKGKVLLFSGENFWRLDVKAQSIDKGYPRYTDVVFGGVPSDAHDVFQYKGHSYFCRDRFYWRMNSQRQVDRVGYVKYDLLKCSDSSSIRY; this comes from the exons ATGAGATTCTGTGCTTtagctgtgtgtttcattttgggGATAAGTATTCAGGATGGATGGAGCCTTCCCCTCAAGTCTGTTTTTGTCACCTTCCCTGGAGAcatcatcaaaaacatgacagataTGGAGGTGGCAGAA AGTTATCTGGATAAGTATGGCTACACGAAGAAAGAGTTTCGCAGTGGCTTCCAGTCTATGGTATCCACTTCCAAAGCTTTGAAGATGATGCAGAGGCAGATGGGGTTGGAAGAGACAGGAGAGCTGGACAAGCCCACCCTGGACGCCATGAAACGGCCTCGCTGCGGGGTTCCTGATGTGGCCAACTACCAAACATTTGAAGGAGACCTCAAATGGGACCATCACGACATCACTTATAG AATTCTGAACTACTCTCCAGACATGGGGAGCTCACTGACTGATGACGCCTTCGCTAGAGCCTTCAAGGTGTGGAGTGATGTGACCCCTCTGACTTTTACTCGCCTCTTTGATGGGACGGCTGATATCATGATATCATTTGGAAAAGCCA ACCATGGAGACCCATACCCATTTGATGGTAAGGATGGCCTTCTGGCCCATGCTTATCCACCTGGTGAGGGTATCCAGGGAGACGCCCACTTTGACGATGACGAGTACTGGACTTTGGGGAAAGGACCAG TTGTGACGACCAGCTATGGGAATGCGAATGGTGCTCTATGCCACTTCCCCTTCACTTTTGAGGGCAAATCCTACACCACGTGTACCACTGATGGCCGTGAAGACAACCTGCCATGGTGCGCCACCACAGCAGACTACACCAGAGACAAGAAATATGGCTTCTGCCCAAGTGAAC TTTTGAACACATTTGGAGGAAACGCAGACGGTGCTCCTTGTGTCTTCCCCTTTGTCTTTCTGGGGAATAAATATGACAGCTGCACAACAGAGGGCCGCAATGACGGCTACCGCTGGTGTGCCACCACAGACAACTATGACAGGGACACAAAATATGGATTCTGTCCCAGTCGTG ACACTGCTGTAATTGGTGGAAATTCAGAAGGAGAGCCTTGCCACTTCCCCTTTGTGTTCCTGGGTAAAACGTACGACTCCTGCACTAGTGAGGGGCGAGGAGATGGCAAGTTGTGGTGTGGTACCACTGCCAGTTATGATGATGACCAGAAGTGGGGCTTCTGTCCTGACAGTG GTTACAGTCTGTTCCTGGTGGCAGCCCATGAATTTGGACATGCCCTGGGCCTGGATCACTCCAACATAAGAGATGCTCTCATGTACCCCATGTACAGCTATGTGGAAGACTTCTCCCTGCATAGAGATGACATTGAAGGCATTCAGTATCTCTATG GAAGCAAAACAGGCCCTGATCCCACCCCCCCTCAGCCTGACACCCCCACCACTGACTCCTACCCAGACCCTGATGAGACTGAAGCTACAGATGAACCTGAACCCACTGAGCCCACCACCACTGCCACCCCACATCCTGTGGATCCAACCAAAGACCCCTGCAAGTTCACCAAATTTGACACCATCACTGTGATTGAGGGAGAACTGCATTTCTTCAAGGATGG AAATTACTGGAAGACGTCCAGTAGGAGTGATGCAGGACCCAAGGGACCATTTGCTGTTTCTGAGAAGTGGCCTGCTCTGCCAGCAGTCATTGACTCTGCTTTTGAGGACCTTCTGACCAGGAAATTGTACTTCTTCTCAG ggaCCCGATTCTGGGTGTACACAGGGAAGAGTGTGCTGGGGCCCCGCAGCATAGAGAAGCTTGGCCTCCCCAGCAGCATTCAGAAGGTGGAGGGGGCACTGCAGAGGGGGAAAGGCAAAGTCCTGCTCTTCAGTGgagagaacttctggag GCTTGATGTGAAGGCCCAGAGCATTGACAAAGGGTACCCCAGATACACAGATGTTGTCTTTGGTGGTGTCCCCAGTGATGCTCATGATGTATTCCAGTACAAAG GTCACTCCTACTTCTGCCGGGACCGCTTCTACTGGCGTATGAACTCTCAAAGGCAGGTGGATCGTGTTGGCTATGTGAAATATGACCTCCTCAAGTGCTCAGATTCTTCAAGCATTCGCTACTGA
- the LOC124063190 gene encoding zinc finger protein 335-like, whose amino-acid sequence MDSEENEVESSSDAGPSGMEEPSESGMGMESSEAMSADSSDAAASHAQAPESDCHVGQSSEGLVVFIPETSSSTDIRVSSVHLPDSSSVAQSTSVSSVSTVTQSVLVSESAQVLVHSSAVSEGAMMVSDSTASTSSDLGSAIDKIIESTIGPDIMNGCIAVTSAEDGGAETTQYLILQGPDDGAPMVAQMSSSALSDRIAIEALAEGPTSTCLDQGDLQGSLEPDQPDDQPGHSGYPEDSSSQPDQPQHSHPSQYMDCSADGPDQTEESSSSYVECSGEEPDQTRSQSGFPDYSGDNSDQDLPGYVECSGADSNPTSRGHYMVECSAGYLECAVDDGERPHHSRSYIDSSADHRTQTSRQYGAEYRGECVAAADSEQPGCSQYEARDDDEDDEQNQDPDQPQHSQQQPQHSCYMESSNGPEGSLYADDSSSSDHPLADTAGSGGLPEALECSESQPGPYISSSGTYTSNPEPELAQQCSPSQEEPQGSQGPQKEAGFLREMETSTVSDASGDRPPNLAELEEMMEVVIVQQFKCKMCPYKSASKDTLINHMRDKHFKPAGDMPKKRKRGRPPKSETLARRQAEREEAEERKAATVKDAEPQQAEEEDDDIVDAGAIDDPEEDSDYNPADEDCNGRPPAILKKPTPPISSSSPRRPRRKVGRPRKYNLLEEGYSGKEAESIAKRPRITGDASTPEEASSSGLTNGSVMVTDGETAEATISQSDSENKDPSSNTQPEEELFQRKRGRPSKHFLRKKYKKYINRNRYYKSLKPLLRPHNCWICGSRFLTQEDLRFHVDSHEGNDPELFKCLQCNYRCKRWSSLKEHMFNHEGTKPFKCEECDYTSVYRKDVIRHSAVHNKDKKRKTELVPKVSEFLCPVCHRVYPMQKRLTQHMKTHSSEKPHMCDKCGKSFKKRYTFKMHLLTHIQSLGDSKYKCEFCDYTCENKKLLLNHQLSHTNDRPFKCDFCKYSTSKEEFLISHLAIKHTGEKPFSCDMCHFMTKHRKNLRLHVQCRHAEAFAEWSVAHPEEPVRRRRRPFFTLQQIEELKQQHDDTQGLQNTIVTVDSATLQAMQGMENASVSQDALGNTTIIYEQAESSDLSAQNALDLLLNMSNARELVGNALQVAVLKSEGKALEKGSWNTVTAAPGQAQKIVTFHVSENGETVLQEAYEAATSETGELTQIAIEAFEGGGDFSVVDQAADENHSPENSNVGSPSQAVEVSGSESLKSNKFYLTSALPDGVLQQVELSSEAPASPSNVSSPSLSTKRFSCRICMESFHGRSDMENHKRAHLDANTFKCPDCDFTSTSWPEVKAHMGLHSYLRPHKCPNCSFASKNKKDLRRHMMTHTNEKPFSCKLCGQRFNRNGHLKFHMERLHNQDHPTRKNRTATSQQTIIVNSDEEALATLQSLQTHQTVITPERLQTLGQEHIIVAQEQALSDQEEGTYIQQITTIDGQTVQHLMTGDNQVTEVQYIISQDGVQHLIPQEYVVVADGNHIQMPDGQIIQYEHDGAFLQEQQIAVSHDGQIQYLPVSSEQQIVNPEDLEAAAHSAVTAVADAAMAQTQTLYTEATPEQLEQLQQQGIQYDVITFTDE is encoded by the exons ATGGATTCAGAGGAGAATGAGGTGGAGAGCAGCAGTGATGCAGGCCCCTCAGGGATGGAGGAGCCGTCTGAAAGCGGTATGGGTATGGAGTCATCTGAGGCCATgtctgcagacagcagtgatgCTGCTGCCTCTCATGCACAGGCCCCAGAGTCTGACTGCCATGTGGGACAGAGCTCAGAGGGACTTGTG GTGTTCATCCCAGAAACCAGCTCCAGTACAGACATCAGAGTTTCATCAGTCCACCTCCCGGACTCCTCCTCAGTTGCCCAGTCCACCAGTGTGTCCAGTGTCTCCACAGTGACGCAGTCAGTGCTGGTGTCTGAGTCAGCCCAAGTACTCGTCCACTCAAGTGCTGTGTCTGAAGGAGCCATGATGGTTTCTGACTCAACTGCCTCTACCTCGTCAGATCTAGGGTCTGCCATTGACAAGATCATAGAGTCCACCATCGGCCCTGACATCATGAACG GTTGTATAGCTGTGACCAGTGCAGAAGACGGAGGTGCAGAAACAACCCAGTATCTGATATTACAAGGACCAGATGATG GTGCTCCAATGGTAGCCCAAATGTCATCTTCAGCCCTCTCTGATCGTATAGCTATTGAGGCTCTTGCAGAAGGCCCTACGTCCACCTGTCTGGACCAGGGAGACCTGCAGGGTAGCCTTGAACCTGACCAGCCTGACGATCAGCCTGGTCATTCGGGTTACCCCgaggacagcagcagtcagcctGACCAGCCCCAACATTCCCACCCCTCCCAGTACATGGATTGCAGTGCAGATGGTCCAGACCAGACAGAGGAATCTTCATCTTCCTATGTGGAGTGTTCAGGCGAGGAACCTGACCAGACACGCTCCCAGTCAGGTTTTCCTGACTACAGTGGGGATAACAGTGACCAGGACCTGCCTGGATATGTTGAATGCAGTGGGGCTGACTCAAACCCTACCAGCCGAGGTCACTATATGGTGGAGTGCAGTGCTGGGTATCTGGAATGTGCTGTGGATGACGGCGAACGACCACATCATTCCCGCAGTTACATTGATAGTAGTGCAGACCATCGTACCCAGACGAGTAGGCAGTATGGGGCTGAGTACAGAGGGGAGTGTGTTGCAGCTGCAGACTCTGAGCAACCAGGTTGTTCTCAGTATGAAGCAAGGgacgatgatgaagatgatgagcaGAACCAGGACCCAGATCAGCCACAGCACTCCCAACAGCAGCCCCAGCACTCCTGTTACATGGAAAGTAGCAATGGCCCAGAGGGCTCTCTCTATGCCGATGACAGCTCCTCATCAGACCACCCTTTGGCTGACACGGCAGGTTCAGGTGGGCTGCCTGAGGCTCTGGAGTGCAGTGAGAGCCAGCCTGGGCCCTACATCAGCAGCAGTGGGACGTACACCTCTAATCCAGAACCTGAGCTGGCGCAGCAGTGCTCACCTAGCCAGGAGGAGCCCCAAGGCTCCCAGGGGCCACAAAAGGAAGCTGGGTTTCTCAGGGAGATGGAAACCTCAACAGTGTCAGATGCCTCTGGAGACAGACCACCAAATTTGGCTGAGTTGGAGGAGATGATGGAAGTAGTGATTGTACAGCAGTTCAAGTGTAAGATGTGTCCATACAAAAGTGCTTCTAAAGATACACTCATTAAccacatgagagacaaacactTCAAACCTGCAG GGGATATGCCAAAGAAGCGTAAGCGTGGGCGGCCTCCTAAAAGTGAGACGTTGGCCCGTCGtcaggcagaaagagaggaagctgaAGAGAGGAAGGCAGCAACGGTTAAGGACGCTGAGCCCCagcaagcagaagaagaggatgatgacATTGTGGATGCTGGTGCCATTGATGACCCTGAAG AGGATAGTGACTACAACCCAGCAGATGAGGACTGCAACGGAAGACCACCTGCCATTCTGAAGAAGCCCACTCctcccatctcttcctcctctccacgACGTCCTCGACGTAAGGTTGGCCGTCCAAGAAAGTACAACCTTTTAGAAGAAGGCTACAGTGGCAAAG AAGCAGAGAGCATTGCAAAGAGGCCCAGGATTACTGGGGATGCTAGCACACCTGAAGAGGCAAGCTCTTCCGGGTTAACCAATGGTTCTGTCATGGTGACTGATGGAGAAACAGCTGAGGCAACAATAAGCCAATCAGACTCAGAGAACAAAGACCCATCTTCCAACACACAGCCAGAGGAGGAGTTGTTCCAGAGGAAGCGTGGCCGACCCTCCAAGCATTTTCTTCGCAAGAAGtataagaaatatataaatCGAAA TCGGTACTATAAATCCCTCAAACCGCTCCTGAGACCTCACAACTGCTGGATTTGTGGCTCACGCTTCCTCACTCAGGAAGATTTGCGCTTCCATGTGGACTCTCATGAAGGCAATGACCCAGAGCTCTTCAAGTGCCTCCAGTGCAACTATCGCTGCAAGCGCTGGTCCTCACTCAAG GAACATATGTTCAATCACGAGGGCACCAAGCCATTCAAGTGTGAGGAGTGTGATTACACCAGTGTCTACAGGAAAGATGTCATTCGTCATTCAGCTGTCCACAACAAAGACAA gaaaagaaagacagagttg GTACCAAAGGTGTCTGAGTTCCTCTGCCCTGTATGTCACAGGGTTTATCCCATGCAAAAGAGACTGACCCAACACATGAAGACCCACAGCTCAGAGAAACCGCACATGTGTGACAAG TGTGGCAAGTCTTTCAAGAAACGGTACACATTCAAAATGCACCTATTGACCCACATCCAGAGTCTCGGAGACAGCAA GTACAAGTGTGAATTTTGTGACTACACTTGTGAAAACAAGAAGCTGCTGCTCAACCATCAGTTGTCTCATACCAATGATCGGCCCTTCAAGTGTGACTTCTGTAAATACTCCACTTCTAAAGAGGAGTTCTTGATCTCCCATCTGgccatcaaacacacag GAGAGAAGCCCTTTTCCTGCGATATGTGTCACTTCATGACCAAGCACAGGAAGAACTTGCGTTTACATGTGCAGTGTCGCCACGCCGAGGCATTTGCAGAGTGGTCTGTGGCTCACCCTGAGGAGCCTGTGAGGAGGCGACGCAGACCCTTCTTCACCTTGCAGCAGATTGAGGAGCTCAAACAACAACACGACGACACGCAGGGCTTGCAGAATACTATT GTCACAGTGGATTCTGCAACATTACAGGCCATGCAAGGTATGGAAAATGCCTCAGTGTCCCAGGATGCATTGGGAAACACCACCATCATCTATGAACAAG CTGAATCCAGTGATCTGTCTGCGCAGAATGCACTTGACCTGCTTTTAAATATGAGCAATGCCCGTGAACTAGTTGGAAATGCCTTACAG GTGGCAGTGCTAAAGTCGGAAGGCAAAGCTTTGGAAAAGGGCTCTTGGAATACAGTGACCGCAGCACCGGGCCAGGCCCAAAAGATCGTGACCTTCCATGTGTCTGAGAACGGTGAGACAGTGCTACAAGAGGCCTATGAAGCGGCCACTTCTGAAACAGGAGAGCTCACCCAGATCGCCATCGAAGCCTTCGAGGGTGGAGGCGACTTCAGTGTGGTGGATCAAGCTGCTGATGAGAATCATAGCCCTGAAAACAG TAATGTTGGGAGTCCTTCTCAGGCTGTAGAGGTCTCTGGGTCAGAGAGCCTGAAAAGTAACAAGTTCTACCTCACTTCAGCACTGCCTGATGGTGTTTTACAACAAGTGGAG ctgagtAGCGAAGCTCCAGCCTCTCCCTCCAATGTGAGCTCTCCTAGTCTGAGTACGAAGAGGTTTTCCTGCCGAATATGCATGGAGTCTTTCCATGGACGCTCTGACATGGAGAACCACAAGAGGGCGCACTTGGATGCCAACACCTTCAAGTGTCCTGATTGTGACTTCACCTCCACCTCATGGCCTGAGGTCAAG GCTCACATGGGGCTGCATTCCTATCTACGCCCTCACAAGTGTCCAAACTGTAGCTTTGCCTCCAAGAACAAGAAAGACCTGCGGCGACACATGATGACACATACCAATGAGAAACCATTTTCTTGCAAACTCTGTGGACAGAG GTTTAACCGTAATGGCCATCTGAAATTTCACATGGAGCGTCTCCACAATCAAGATCATCCAACTCGGAAGAACCGTACTGCCACATCTCAGCAAACCATCATAGTCAACAGTGATGAGGAGGCCCTGGCCACACTACAGT CACTGCAGACGCATCAGACAGTGATTACTCCAGAGCGGTTGCAGACTCTGGGACAGGAGCACATCATTGTAGCTCAAGAACAGGCACTATCAGACCAG GAGGAGGGCACATACATCCAGCAGATAACCACCATAGATGGACAGACAGTTCAGCACCTGATGACAGGAGACAACCAGGTGACTGAG GTTCAGTATATCATCTCACAGGACGGAGTGCAGCACTTGATCCCTCAGGAGTACGTAGTAGTAGCTGATGGCAACCACATACAG ATGCCAGATGGACAAATCATCCAGTATGAGCATGACGGAGCCTTTCTGCAAGAGCAACAG ATTGCTGTAAGTCATGATGGTCAGATCCAGTATCTCCCTGTGAGCTCGGAGCAACAAATAGTGAATCCTGAAGATCTGGAGGCTGCTGCCCACTCCGCTGTTACAG CCGTTGCTGATGCAGCAATGgctcagacacagacactctACACTGAAGCTACACCTGAACAGCTGGAGCAGCTGCAACAACAAGGAATCCAATACGATGTCATCACCTTCACAGACGAataa
- the LOC124063193 gene encoding uncharacterized protein LOC124063193, whose product MKISFVLILLLDIPHLKGQQRIEKFEHIVLRLTFPSFYNSYYKSCCKLYPGGCYKLLDSTGYTCDLLKGRVTITKNDGWIEFKISNVQLADGGYYRCIVLGTQNRVYSDYYVEVSEVSVHHSQSQPSLTTTIKAPNTSTTLPGSTRAVLAQDHSDSPRIPWSFSLPVAVIVSITGMILITSVIGVACCGVKGKRKDSDRYGETPCESLKQEAPDTSGIIYTTVDFRAHQRPTEVCANLRTHKTQVRAPDSIWSANNDGMVEYSTLAVHQ is encoded by the exons ATGAAGATTTCATTCGTCTTGATTCTTTTATTAG ATATCCCTCATCTGAAAGGGCAGCAGAGGATTGAGAAGTTTGAACACATTGTGCTGAGGCTCACCTTTCCCTCGTTTTACAATAGTTACTACAAGTCCTGCTGTAAACTCTATCCTGGAGGATGTTACAAGCTGCTGGACAGTACAGGATATACCTGTGATTTGCTAAAAGGAAGAGTTACAATAACTAAAAATGATGGCTGGATAGAATTTAAAATATCAAACGTGCAGCTTGCGGATGGAGGTTATTACAGATGTATCGTACTGGGAACCCAAAACCGCGTCTACAGTGATTACTATGTCGAGGTGTCTG AGGTTTCAGTTCACCATAGCCAGTCTCAGCCTTCACTGACAACAACCATCAAAGCCCCCAACACCTCCACAACACTCCCAGGCTCCACTCGGGCTGTTTTGGCACAGGACCACAGTGACAGTCCCAG aATTCCCTGGAGTTTCAGCCTGCCTGTAGCTGTCATTGTGTCCATCACAGGGATGATTTTAATCACTTCAGTTATTGGTGTGGCTTGCTGTGGAGTCAAGGGAAAACGCAAAGATTCGG ACAGATATGGAGAAACTCCATGTGAGTCACTGAAACAAGAGGCTCCG gacACGAGTGGCATCATCTACACAACCGTAGACTTCAGAGCTCACCAGAGGCCGACAGAAGTGTGTGCAAACCtgagaacacacaaaacacaagtgagaGCCCCTGACTCCATCTGGAGCGCCAACAATGATGGGATGGTGGAGTACTCCACTCTGGCAGTCCACCAGTGA